The following coding sequences are from one Polyodon spathula isolate WHYD16114869_AA chromosome 7, ASM1765450v1, whole genome shotgun sequence window:
- the LOC121318815 gene encoding tetraspanin-7-like codes for MSSPSRRLQTKPVITCLKTFLISYSLIFWFTGVILLAVGVWGKVSLEAYFSLVTEHSTNAPYVLIGTGAVIVIFGLFGCFATCRGSPWMLRMYSMFLALVFLAELVAGISGFLFRHEIKAVLSSTYKDAVKHYNETGPISNAVDNIQRNLHCCGSDNYTDWGSTEYFKERGIPTSCCSDSLTCKPEALKDLSKAEKVVYHQGCVKLVTTVMESNLGIIAGISFGIAFFQVIGIFLACCLSRYITNNQYEMV; via the exons ATGTCTTCTCCGTCAAGGAGGTTGCAAACGAAGCCAGTTATAACCTGTCTGAAGACCTTCCTCATCTCTTACAGCCTCATATTTTGG TTCACAGGGGTTATTCTCCTTGCTGTTGGCGTCTGGGGGAAGGTGAGCCTGGAAGCTTACTTCTCATTGGTCACAGAACACAGCACCAATGCACCGTACGTTCTGATTGGCACCGGTGCTGTCATCGTCATCTTCGGCTTGTTTGGGTGCTTTGCGACGTGTCGGGGCAGCCCGTGGATGCTCAGGATG TACTCCATGTTCCTGGCCCTGGTGTTCCTGGCTGAGCTAGTGGCTGGAATCTCAGGCTTCCTGTTCAGGCACGAG ATCAAAGCAGTATTAAGTAGTACCTACAAGGATGCTGTGAAACACTACAACGAGACAGGCCCCATAAGCAATGCTGTGGACAACATTCAGAGAAAC CTGCATTGCTGCGGATCAGACAATTACACTGACTGGGGGAGCACAGAGTACTTTAAAGAGAGGGGCATTCCGACGAGCTGCTGCAGTGATTCGCTCACCTGCAAACCCGAAGCACTGAAAGACCTGAGCAAGGCTGAGAAAGTGGTGTATCACCAG GGCTGTGTCAAACTTGTGACCACTGTCATGGAATCCAACCTGGGAATCATTGCTGGAATTAGCTTTGGAATTGCCTTCTTCCAG GTCATTGGAATCTTTTTGGCATGCTGCCTGTCCCGGTACATCACAAATAACCAGTATGAGATGGTCTGA
- the LOC121318814 gene encoding mid1-interacting protein 1-like, producing the protein MMQINREGINPKHSLLNVMNKFIAATNNMDETVMVPSLLRDVPLEEEKEGPRLDNIICPSKQGDMYQHYLLLKSIKRDMEWGLFRREMNGGAGFLEMAAQSGEENSEDGSDLEQQFHYHLRGIFGVLSKLTVLANQCTNRYKREIGGGGCMV; encoded by the coding sequence ATGATGCAAATTAACAGAGAGGGCATTAACCCCAAGCACTCCCTCCTCAATGTCATGAACAAGTTCATCGCCGCCACCAACAACATGGACGAGACCGTCATGGTTCCCAGCCTCTTGCGGGACGTGCCTCTGGAGGAAGAAAAGGAAGGCCCCAGACTCGACAACATCATCTGTCCCAGCAAGCAGGGTGACATGTACCAGCACTACCTGCTGCTGAAATCCATCAAGAGAGACATGGAGTGGGGGCTGTTCCGGAGAGAGATGAATGGGGGAGCCGGCTTCCTGGAGATGGCTGCCCAAAGCGGGGAAGAGAACTCTGAAGATGGAAGTGACCTGGAGCAGCAGTTCCATTACCACCTGCGGGGGATCTTCGGCGTGCTCTCCAAACTGACTGTCCTGGCCAATCAGTGTACTAACCGCTACAAGCGCGAGATCGGAGGCGGAGGCTGCATGGTTTAG